In one window of Pseudodesulfovibrio sediminis DNA:
- a CDS encoding Rne/Rng family ribonuclease codes for MTTKKRRQKMFISVLPGEQVEVVIAEEGKVNEYYVEMVHQAKTKGNIYKGYIHNIDNGLQAAFINYGAERNGFLQIDEVHPEYYLGSPATKKGQRFPLMQKVLKAGQEVLVQVVKEPTGKKGAFLTSYLSLPGRSFVYTVGRSQMGVSRKIENEKERTRLKKALESFETTEGVGLIARTAAVGQSKAALERDYKYLNRLWTDIRANAQKEKAPAIVYKELGLAARAVRDYLTSDVTEVWVDDKETYDQIHQFVKLAFPRKNNLVRLHEDPDLSLLERFNLVKQVEEIYSREASMPSGGRLVFDATEALTAVDINSGKIGGERNFQKMALKTNVEAAREIARQLRLRDIGGQVVIDFIEMKNPKDCREVEKVMRAEMKNDRARTDVSRISSFGLMELVRQRLGSSAIAISTEPCPCCKGTGIRRNLEWQALQALKEIHREVRKPGTDVVEHDCEEELAIYLLNNKRGILADLEQRYGKEIHVDIEYEYDE; via the coding sequence ATGACCACCAAGAAAAGACGACAGAAGATGTTCATCTCCGTACTGCCAGGAGAACAGGTAGAGGTCGTTATTGCCGAAGAAGGCAAGGTAAACGAATACTATGTGGAGATGGTGCACCAGGCCAAGACCAAGGGCAACATCTACAAAGGCTACATTCACAACATCGACAACGGCCTTCAGGCCGCGTTCATCAACTACGGCGCAGAACGTAACGGCTTCCTCCAGATCGACGAAGTTCACCCGGAATACTACCTGGGCAGTCCTGCCACCAAGAAAGGCCAGCGCTTCCCGCTCATGCAGAAAGTGCTCAAGGCCGGTCAGGAAGTCCTGGTCCAGGTGGTCAAGGAACCCACCGGGAAAAAAGGTGCGTTCCTGACATCCTATCTTTCCCTGCCCGGACGCAGCTTCGTCTACACCGTGGGCCGGAGCCAGATGGGCGTTTCCCGCAAAATCGAGAATGAAAAGGAACGGACACGCCTCAAGAAGGCCCTGGAATCCTTTGAAACCACAGAAGGTGTCGGCCTCATCGCCCGCACCGCGGCTGTGGGCCAGTCCAAAGCCGCCCTTGAACGCGACTACAAATATCTCAATCGCCTCTGGACCGACATCCGGGCCAATGCGCAAAAAGAAAAGGCCCCGGCCATCGTCTACAAGGAGCTGGGTCTGGCTGCCCGCGCAGTGCGCGACTACCTGACCTCCGACGTGACCGAGGTGTGGGTGGATGACAAGGAAACCTACGATCAGATCCACCAGTTCGTAAAACTCGCCTTCCCGCGCAAGAACAATCTCGTTCGCCTGCACGAAGATCCGGACCTCTCCCTGCTGGAGCGGTTCAATCTGGTCAAGCAGGTGGAAGAAATTTACTCCCGTGAAGCATCCATGCCGTCAGGAGGCCGTCTGGTCTTCGACGCCACAGAAGCCCTGACCGCCGTGGACATCAACTCCGGCAAAATCGGCGGAGAACGCAATTTCCAGAAGATGGCACTGAAGACCAACGTGGAAGCCGCCCGGGAGATCGCCCGCCAGCTCAGGCTGCGCGACATCGGCGGCCAGGTGGTCATCGACTTCATTGAAATGAAGAACCCCAAGGATTGCCGCGAGGTCGAAAAGGTCATGCGCGCGGAGATGAAAAACGACCGCGCCAGAACCGATGTCAGCCGCATTTCCTCGTTCGGACTCATGGAGCTGGTCCGCCAGCGCCTCGGCTCGTCCGCAATCGCCATCTCCACAGAACCCTGCCCGTGCTGCAAAGGCACCGGTATCCGCCGCAACCTTGAGTGGCAGGCCCTTCAGGCCCTCAAAGAGATTCACCGCGAAGTCCGCAAGCCGGGCACCGACGTTGTGGAGCACGACTGCGAGGAAGAACTCGCCATCTACCTCCTCAACAACAAACGCGGCATCCTGGCCGATCTGGAGCAACGCTACGGCAAGGAAATCCACGTGGACATCGAATACGAATACGACGAATAG
- a CDS encoding sensor histidine kinase, giving the protein MSEFKNKNPRPLLTSRSISRDLTFSLVVIVMLIATALGGYIYWQQSEEMWDSAEEKGEDTITSVAEILAVPIWNLDYDNARLIGSVYTHDDMVQGIRIYGSRNEVVFAHEKFSGSQAHFSKIRSIVFEGRTIGRAEIDFTLARDKKRLDEQMLVSIIIIVVSISVILAITGLLLRVFLNKPLMVLQAGIARVSKGDFSYDFGEVYHAELLEIAKQFRNMSAEVEGRENKLNTMNATLQEAEEKYRGIFENAIEGIFQATPDGVLRRANPAMARIFGYDSLDEFLSNVRSLSSRIMVNPDNMVNFYDQVRDKGEVKRFEAEYYRRDGKTIWGSLNARAIYDEHGNLIFIEGILEDITDRKKAEQDLADLNRHLEQLVRERTEDLVNKAQELEEANQRLRELDEMKSAFLSSVSHELRTPLTSILGFSKLLNKEFGKSFKPLASGDECLTKKGDRIQENLAIISLEGERLTRLVNDVLDLNKIESGRMGWRDELLNMNEVLEVSANAVSGMFTQTSVNLVTDIEPNLPEAIADQDRMQQVLINLLNNAAKFTDNGTVTLRAFPRFGQLRVEVVDTGPGIHANDQSRIFEKFHQTLSDTMINKPKGTGLGLTICREIIEHYGGRIWVESTMGNGSTFIFTLPIAQV; this is encoded by the coding sequence ATGAGCGAATTCAAAAATAAAAATCCCCGCCCTCTGTTAACCAGTCGGTCTATCTCCAGGGACCTGACCTTCAGTCTGGTGGTCATCGTCATGCTCATCGCCACGGCGTTGGGGGGATACATCTATTGGCAGCAATCGGAAGAGATGTGGGATTCTGCCGAAGAGAAGGGTGAGGATACGATCACCAGCGTGGCCGAAATTCTGGCTGTACCCATCTGGAATCTGGATTACGACAATGCCCGCCTCATTGGCTCCGTGTATACCCATGATGACATGGTGCAGGGGATTCGCATTTACGGCTCGCGCAACGAAGTCGTGTTTGCCCATGAAAAGTTTTCCGGCTCTCAGGCCCACTTCAGCAAAATCCGCTCAATTGTCTTTGAAGGCCGCACTATTGGTCGGGCCGAAATAGACTTCACCCTGGCTCGCGACAAGAAACGCCTTGATGAGCAGATGCTCGTCTCGATCATCATTATCGTCGTGTCCATCTCGGTTATTCTGGCCATCACCGGTCTGCTCCTGCGCGTCTTCTTGAACAAGCCGCTCATGGTGCTGCAGGCCGGTATCGCCCGTGTCTCAAAGGGTGACTTCTCCTATGACTTCGGCGAGGTCTACCACGCCGAGCTGCTTGAGATAGCAAAACAGTTCCGCAACATGTCTGCCGAGGTCGAAGGGCGCGAAAACAAGCTCAACACCATGAATGCCACGCTCCAGGAGGCCGAGGAAAAATATCGCGGCATCTTCGAGAATGCCATCGAAGGTATCTTTCAGGCCACCCCGGACGGTGTCTTGCGTCGGGCCAACCCGGCCATGGCGCGGATTTTCGGGTATGATTCCCTGGATGAATTTCTCTCCAATGTCCGTTCCCTGAGCTCCCGAATCATGGTCAATCCCGATAATATGGTGAACTTTTATGATCAGGTTCGGGACAAGGGCGAGGTTAAACGATTCGAGGCTGAGTACTATCGGCGCGACGGAAAGACCATATGGGGATCGCTCAATGCCCGGGCCATTTATGATGAGCATGGGAATCTGATTTTCATTGAAGGTATTCTGGAAGATATCACGGATCGTAAAAAGGCTGAGCAGGACCTGGCCGATCTGAACCGGCATCTGGAGCAGCTAGTCCGTGAGCGGACAGAGGATCTGGTCAACAAGGCGCAGGAACTGGAAGAGGCCAACCAGCGGTTGCGTGAACTGGATGAGATGAAATCCGCGTTTCTTTCCTCTGTTTCCCACGAGCTGCGGACACCGTTGACCTCCATTCTCGGATTCTCCAAGCTGTTGAACAAGGAGTTCGGCAAAAGCTTCAAGCCCTTGGCTTCAGGAGATGAGTGCCTGACCAAGAAGGGTGATCGCATCCAGGAAAATCTGGCCATTATCAGCCTCGAAGGCGAGCGACTGACCCGGCTGGTCAATGACGTGCTTGATCTCAACAAGATCGAATCCGGTCGAATGGGATGGCGTGATGAACTGCTCAACATGAACGAGGTTCTGGAGGTCTCGGCCAATGCCGTGAGCGGCATGTTTACCCAGACATCGGTCAATCTGGTGACGGATATCGAGCCGAACCTGCCAGAGGCCATCGCTGATCAGGATCGCATGCAGCAGGTGCTTATCAACCTGCTCAACAACGCCGCGAAGTTTACCGACAATGGGACGGTCACCCTGCGAGCCTTCCCCCGGTTCGGGCAGCTTCGGGTGGAGGTCGTGGATACGGGACCGGGCATCCATGCCAATGACCAATCGCGTATTTTTGAGAAGTTCCACCAAACCCTGTCTGACACCATGATCAACAAGCCCAAAGGGACCGGACTCGGCCTGACTATCTGTCGTGAAATCATTGAGCACTATGGTGGCCGTATATGGGTTGAATCCACTATGGGCAACGGTTCCACCTTCATATTCACGCTTCCGATCGCACAGGTGTAG
- a CDS encoding radical SAM protein: MALKYIFGPVMSGRLGRSLGLDLLGDRVCSMDCVYCEVGATRELTETRRTYVPATELLDELAQWKALGLDDPDMITLGGLGEPCLNAEMAEVIKGTRRLFPHTDIAVLTNATMMTDPDVRRDLCLADVVLPSLDSLVDDEFAQVNRPCEGISPQAVAEGLLEFKKEFNGNIFLEILLAEGINDSDENLEKLKIFCKRLAPDRVDVVTLTRPGTVKGVLPVDGEVLSRWRMALGSGKTRSTTRQASDHKELSLEQVTSSILASINRRPQTAQQLADALNTDINRVREAVEALTKEGDVTHRDDRGETFYHGTGHVIED; encoded by the coding sequence ATGGCACTCAAGTATATCTTCGGACCGGTCATGAGCGGACGATTGGGTCGCTCCCTGGGCCTTGATCTACTCGGTGACCGGGTCTGCTCCATGGATTGCGTGTATTGCGAGGTGGGAGCGACCAGGGAGTTGACGGAAACACGCAGGACCTATGTGCCCGCGACAGAACTCCTCGACGAACTGGCCCAGTGGAAAGCACTCGGCCTTGACGACCCGGACATGATCACGCTGGGAGGACTCGGCGAACCCTGCCTCAACGCGGAAATGGCCGAGGTCATCAAGGGAACGAGACGCCTTTTTCCGCATACGGACATCGCGGTGCTGACAAACGCAACCATGATGACCGACCCGGACGTGCGACGGGATCTCTGTCTGGCGGATGTTGTACTCCCCAGCCTGGATTCGCTGGTCGACGATGAATTTGCACAGGTGAACCGTCCCTGTGAAGGTATTTCGCCCCAGGCTGTTGCCGAGGGGCTGCTTGAATTCAAGAAGGAATTCAACGGTAATATATTTTTGGAAATTTTGCTTGCCGAGGGTATCAACGACTCTGACGAGAACCTCGAGAAGCTGAAGATTTTTTGCAAGCGACTTGCTCCCGATCGAGTGGACGTGGTCACACTGACCCGCCCCGGAACGGTGAAGGGGGTCCTCCCTGTGGACGGGGAGGTTCTAAGTCGCTGGCGCATGGCGCTTGGGAGCGGGAAGACCCGTTCCACCACGCGGCAGGCCTCCGATCACAAAGAGCTGAGTCTGGAACAGGTTACCTCGTCCATTCTCGCCTCCATAAACCGGAGACCGCAGACCGCACAGCAACTGGCCGACGCTTTGAATACGGACATCAATAGAGTCCGCGAGGCCGTGGAAGCCCTCACCAAAGAGGGCGACGTCACACACCGGGATGACCGGGGAGAGACCTTTTACCACGGCACAGGGCACGTCATTGAAGACTGA
- a CDS encoding substrate-binding periplasmic protein — translation MLYRLLFLTAALMVLSVTPALSDPLRIVTLEQVPYGYMEDGSPTGLLYDIGNAIAEEAGLAAENRFVNLERGIEEIIAGRADIIIIFPNPRIRAVAKNLGSILHLETVILGSAGSDFSSIGDLAGKSVASLRGAQYDARLSHIESITVLPIKDYIYGLKMVANKRADAIVGPIYGLEHSMKANGLSRALFGTPLVLHELHANVYYSIHGDAERASKVRAAIACLKQDGVVDALLAKYALEH, via the coding sequence ATGCTCTATCGTCTCCTGTTCCTGACTGCAGCCCTGATGGTGCTTTCCGTCACTCCGGCATTGTCCGATCCTTTGCGGATCGTGACACTCGAACAGGTTCCGTATGGATATATGGAGGACGGTTCGCCCACCGGGCTGTTGTATGATATCGGCAATGCCATCGCCGAGGAGGCGGGGCTGGCCGCAGAAAACCGTTTCGTGAACCTGGAACGGGGAATCGAAGAGATCATTGCGGGCCGAGCGGATATCATCATTATCTTTCCGAACCCGAGGATTCGGGCAGTGGCCAAAAATCTCGGCTCGATCCTTCATCTGGAAACCGTCATTCTCGGCAGCGCAGGTTCGGACTTCTCCTCCATCGGCGACTTGGCCGGAAAGAGTGTTGCGAGCCTGCGGGGGGCGCAATACGATGCGCGGCTGTCCCATATCGAGTCGATCACCGTCCTTCCCATCAAGGACTATATCTATGGTCTGAAAATGGTCGCCAACAAAAGGGCGGATGCCATTGTGGGACCGATCTACGGACTGGAGCATTCAATGAAGGCGAACGGCCTCTCCAGAGCGCTGTTCGGCACACCGCTGGTGTTGCATGAATTGCATGCCAATGTGTACTATTCCATCCATGGAGATGCGGAACGCGCCAGTAAAGTGCGTGCGGCGATTGCTTGTCTCAAACAGGACGGCGTTGTGGATGCTCTATTGGCAAAGTACGCATTAGAACACTGA
- a CDS encoding Lrp/AsnC family transcriptional regulator, which produces MKNELDSQDKRLVAELTQDGQLSPSKIGEAIGVTAPTVRSRMKNLITAGVLKVAGLVNPMKTAGLTVALVGISLNSHEQLGEKLDQIGSLPRVNWCAVVTGRYDIIVEIVCSADTTDLYDFLDQDLSKVGGINASESFVVMKSRRKWLLLPDAVAEKLTR; this is translated from the coding sequence ATGAAAAACGAATTGGATTCTCAAGACAAACGGCTGGTGGCAGAGCTGACTCAGGATGGGCAGCTCTCACCGAGCAAGATTGGTGAGGCCATAGGGGTGACGGCACCGACTGTGCGTTCCCGCATGAAGAACCTGATCACCGCAGGCGTCCTCAAGGTGGCCGGACTGGTCAATCCCATGAAAACCGCCGGACTGACCGTAGCACTGGTTGGCATATCACTCAACAGCCATGAACAGCTGGGCGAAAAGCTCGACCAGATCGGTTCGTTGCCGCGCGTAAACTGGTGTGCCGTGGTCACGGGCAGGTACGACATCATTGTCGAGATAGTGTGTTCTGCCGACACCACCGATCTCTACGACTTTCTGGATCAGGATCTATCCAAGGTAGGCGGCATTAACGCCTCCGAATCGTTTGTCGTCATGAAATCCAGACGCAAGTGGTTGCTGCTGCCAGACGCAGTGGCCGAAAAGCTCACTAGGTAA
- a CDS encoding DUF1007 family protein — MKKALFTLLILTCLLPIKASGHPHVYVDVSLVFSMDDTGLTSVHQQWIFDDIFTQAILGDLELTPQTLPAADSQETIRTGAFAYLANYDYFTFIESAGKQLPVGKPRNFKASLQNDRLVYDFTLPLDLPYAQMQDFRLAVFDKEYYTDIIYAELNPVRFDIQGGATARYTIRPAKDHTYWKFIVPKAVHLSVSGTPAADTGPADAELGTIETPGAFELVMNTVRAIQKELTIRLNNFGKEIRDDPFGPALWLFLGLSFVYGVVHAVGPGHGKAVVCSYFLSNPGSLMTGALMGNAITFVHMLSAAAAVGVAYIVFSSGMGGFAEASRAIQPASYGLLTLMGCFLLVKSLRDSFKGGLLTAPTCEHGVEEEGDNIRSVLLVSFVTGLIPCPGAAVILAFSISLNIFWAGVMSLIIMAAGMGLTTTLFAWFAVTARSVTLQLSSSNRKVFNGLYAALSICGAGAIALFGSVLLLGSICS, encoded by the coding sequence ATGAAAAAGGCGCTCTTCACTCTCCTCATCCTGACCTGCCTTCTCCCGATTAAGGCAAGCGGACATCCCCATGTATATGTTGATGTCTCACTGGTCTTTTCCATGGACGACACAGGCCTGACCTCGGTTCACCAGCAGTGGATATTCGATGACATCTTCACCCAGGCCATCCTTGGCGATCTGGAGCTGACGCCACAGACTCTTCCAGCCGCGGACAGCCAGGAGACAATACGAACAGGCGCCTTCGCCTATCTGGCGAACTACGACTATTTCACCTTCATCGAGTCCGCAGGCAAACAGCTCCCGGTCGGAAAACCACGCAATTTCAAGGCCTCGCTTCAAAACGATCGACTGGTCTACGACTTCACCCTGCCACTGGACCTGCCATACGCGCAGATGCAGGACTTCCGCCTGGCCGTATTCGACAAGGAATATTATACGGACATCATCTACGCCGAGCTGAACCCCGTGCGTTTCGATATTCAGGGTGGAGCCACGGCACGCTACACCATCCGCCCCGCCAAGGACCACACCTACTGGAAATTCATCGTCCCCAAAGCCGTGCACCTCTCGGTCAGCGGCACGCCCGCCGCCGACACAGGACCGGCAGACGCCGAACTGGGCACCATAGAAACACCGGGCGCGTTCGAACTGGTCATGAACACGGTCCGCGCCATTCAGAAAGAACTGACCATCCGGCTGAACAACTTTGGCAAGGAAATCAGGGACGACCCGTTTGGCCCGGCCCTCTGGCTCTTCCTTGGCCTGTCATTCGTGTACGGTGTTGTCCACGCGGTCGGTCCGGGGCATGGAAAGGCCGTGGTCTGCTCCTACTTCCTGTCCAATCCGGGGTCGCTCATGACCGGCGCGCTCATGGGCAATGCCATTACCTTTGTGCATATGCTGTCGGCTGCGGCGGCCGTGGGTGTGGCCTATATTGTTTTCTCTTCGGGCATGGGAGGATTCGCCGAGGCCAGCCGAGCCATCCAGCCCGCCAGCTACGGGCTGCTCACCCTCATGGGCTGCTTCCTGCTCGTCAAGTCCCTGCGCGACTCGTTCAAAGGCGGCCTGCTGACCGCGCCAACCTGCGAACACGGCGTTGAAGAGGAAGGCGACAACATCAGGTCCGTGCTGCTGGTCTCCTTTGTGACCGGGCTGATCCCCTGCCCCGGCGCTGCGGTCATCCTCGCCTTTTCCATCAGCCTGAACATTTTCTGGGCCGGTGTGATGTCACTCATCATCATGGCCGCCGGCATGGGACTGACCACGACTCTCTTTGCATGGTTCGCGGTCACGGCCCGCTCCGTGACACTCCAGCTTTCCAGCTCCAACCGCAAGGTCTTCAACGGACTCTACGCCGCGCTCTCCATCTGTGGGGCAGGAGCCATCGCCCTGTTCGGCTCCGTCCTGCTTCTCGGCTCGATCTGTAGCTGA
- a CDS encoding tRNA (adenine-N1)-methyltransferase — MIEPGQLILLISHKGKRYLRKLEAGGEVHTHDGKLLMDDVIEVGFGQYVKTHLGRPYLILKPTLHDLIKGVKRQTQIMYPKEIGYLMMKLGIGPGSTVIESGTGSGGLTTALAWFVGDTGKVITYERRADFFKLAGKNLERVGLTNRVEQVNQNIEDGFLHSGADALFLDVRTPWEYLHSIPKAVIPGAMCGFLLPTVNQVSELLRGLEDGPFAEQEVLEILIRRWKPVPDRLRPDDRMVAHTGFLVFARYMEPPVVTLKPEPVEAPAVDEPVQEEQSDASEDTTEE, encoded by the coding sequence ATGATTGAACCCGGGCAGCTCATATTGCTCATCAGCCACAAAGGCAAACGATACCTGCGCAAGCTCGAAGCGGGCGGCGAAGTGCATACCCATGACGGAAAACTGCTCATGGATGACGTTATCGAGGTCGGATTCGGCCAATACGTCAAAACACACCTCGGCAGGCCGTATCTGATTCTCAAACCAACCCTGCACGATCTGATCAAGGGTGTGAAACGCCAGACACAGATCATGTATCCAAAGGAAATCGGGTATCTGATGATGAAGCTGGGCATTGGTCCCGGTTCTACAGTCATCGAATCCGGTACCGGTTCCGGTGGCCTCACGACGGCTTTGGCCTGGTTTGTGGGGGATACCGGCAAGGTCATTACCTACGAACGCCGCGCCGACTTTTTCAAGCTTGCAGGCAAGAACCTGGAGCGCGTCGGACTGACCAATCGCGTGGAACAGGTCAATCAGAATATCGAGGACGGCTTTCTGCATTCCGGTGCTGACGCTCTGTTCCTGGATGTGCGCACTCCGTGGGAATATCTCCACTCCATTCCCAAGGCGGTCATCCCCGGTGCCATGTGCGGCTTTTTGCTGCCCACGGTGAACCAGGTGTCCGAACTGTTGCGCGGGTTGGAAGACGGCCCGTTTGCCGAGCAAGAAGTGCTGGAGATTCTGATTCGTCGCTGGAAGCCTGTCCCGGACCGTTTGCGTCCGGACGACCGCATGGTGGCCCACACCGGTTTTCTGGTGTTTGCCCGCTATATGGAGCCGCCCGTAGTGACTCTCAAGCCTGAGCCTGTGGAGGCCCCGGCTGTGGATGAACCTGTTCAGGAAGAGCAGAGTGACGCCTCGGAAGATACCACCGAAGAGTAA
- a CDS encoding sensor histidine kinase encodes MVDVALETLRAFLLAGILSLFIYADRGVVHERRAYLYIKIGLLLLLFGAIVDITDNFESLNWTVVAGKTPIGFFLKAVVGYVAGLTLLLIGLWRWLPSINIMEQTQEDLECSQKELDCLVQARTRSLEKEIDKRRIVEANLLIAEEQRTALYENAPVAIVHGIIGGNLMQRNQAYARMLGYDSPEEIEQRIRELRDPFFIWPYRKDVERMISLLKSRTHIKDFEGRLRRKDGRIIQAAFSFRTLEDRDGENYYFYGFAEDVTERNKSEKHLAYSEARLQTIMDFMPAGLFLVDAMTRNIIDVNQALLDMTGYTREELVGFHCCDKVCPQHDRLCPIVDKGQEINLCERLVMTKDGTEIPVIKTVAGVTLDGADCLLETLVDISEQKRLEQLKEDVDRIVAHDLKSPVASVISACKMLLMDYGLDKDTREMLEIIQRQSSRTLRMLNMSLTIYKIEAGTFVHEVEAVDLLGILDTVLDEVAELIRSNSLTVRLTLDGEPLSPGGVFPLEGNQTLFESMFANLLTNAIEESSFGEQVTIALTSGTPVTIAITNTGVVPEAIRDSFFEKYVTSGKMGGTGLGTYSASLVVRAVGGEISMQTSDETHTTTVTVSLPGSEGSTLFLDFPPR; translated from the coding sequence GTGGTCGATGTCGCTCTTGAAACGCTTAGGGCCTTTCTTCTTGCGGGTATCTTGTCGCTTTTCATCTATGCAGACAGGGGTGTCGTGCATGAACGGCGCGCCTATCTGTACATCAAGATCGGCCTGTTGCTGCTCCTTTTCGGAGCCATTGTAGATATTACCGACAACTTCGAGTCGTTGAACTGGACCGTGGTTGCGGGAAAGACGCCCATTGGGTTTTTCCTGAAGGCCGTGGTCGGGTATGTGGCCGGCTTGACCCTGTTGCTCATCGGGCTTTGGCGGTGGCTTCCCTCCATCAATATCATGGAACAGACACAGGAGGATCTCGAATGTTCTCAGAAGGAGCTGGATTGTCTGGTTCAGGCACGAACCCGTTCATTGGAAAAGGAAATCGATAAAAGGCGGATTGTCGAAGCCAATCTGCTGATCGCGGAAGAGCAGCGCACGGCCCTCTACGAGAACGCTCCGGTCGCCATTGTCCATGGCATCATCGGCGGCAACCTGATGCAGCGCAATCAGGCATATGCGCGTATGTTGGGGTACGATTCCCCGGAGGAGATCGAACAGCGCATCAGGGAGCTCAGGGATCCCTTTTTCATCTGGCCCTATCGGAAAGATGTCGAGCGGATGATCTCGCTGCTCAAATCAAGAACGCATATCAAGGATTTCGAGGGGCGGCTCAGACGCAAGGATGGCAGGATTATCCAGGCCGCGTTCAGTTTTAGGACGCTGGAAGACCGGGATGGAGAGAATTATTATTTTTATGGCTTTGCAGAAGACGTCACCGAGCGCAACAAGTCTGAAAAGCATCTCGCATACAGCGAGGCCCGGTTGCAGACCATCATGGATTTCATGCCAGCGGGGCTTTTTCTGGTCGATGCCATGACTCGGAACATTATTGATGTGAATCAGGCCCTGCTCGACATGACAGGGTATACACGGGAAGAGCTGGTCGGGTTTCATTGTTGCGACAAGGTCTGCCCGCAGCATGACAGGCTCTGTCCCATCGTTGACAAGGGGCAGGAGATCAACCTGTGTGAGCGGCTGGTCATGACAAAGGACGGGACGGAGATCCCGGTCATCAAGACCGTGGCCGGAGTGACGCTGGACGGGGCGGATTGCCTGCTGGAAACCCTGGTTGACATTTCGGAGCAGAAGCGGCTGGAGCAGCTCAAGGAGGATGTTGACCGTATCGTGGCCCATGACCTCAAGTCGCCTGTTGCCAGCGTGATAAGCGCATGCAAGATGTTGCTCATGGATTACGGGTTGGACAAGGATACGCGGGAAATGCTTGAGATCATCCAGAGACAGAGCAGCAGGACGCTCCGCATGCTCAACATGTCCCTGACCATATACAAGATTGAAGCCGGTACATTTGTCCATGAAGTGGAAGCGGTCGACCTCTTGGGGATTCTGGACACGGTCCTTGACGAGGTGGCGGAATTGATTCGGAGCAACAGTCTTACCGTCAGGCTGACCCTGGACGGCGAACCGCTCTCCCCCGGGGGCGTGTTTCCACTGGAAGGGAACCAGACGCTTTTCGAGTCCATGTTCGCCAACCTGCTGACCAACGCCATAGAGGAGTCCTCTTTTGGGGAGCAGGTGACAATTGCGCTGACATCAGGTACTCCCGTGACCATTGCCATCACGAATACTGGCGTTGTGCCTGAAGCCATCCGCGATTCCTTTTTTGAAAAGTATGTCACCTCCGGCAAGATGGGAGGGACAGGGCTTGGAACCTATTCTGCCAGCCTGGTGGTGCGGGCCGTGGGGGGCGAGATTTCCATGCAGACTTCGGATGAAACGCACACGACAACGGTCACCGTGTCGTTGCCGGGCAGTGAGGGAAGCACCCTTTTCCTTGACTTCCCGCCACGCTGA
- the ald gene encoding alanine dehydrogenase — translation MIIGIPKEIKTLENRVSMTPAAVETLVLQGHEVLVEAGAGVGSGLTDEEYTAAGAKLVSAADAWGAEMVIKVKEPLPSEFQYLRKDLLLFTYLHLAAAEDLTHALLKAGTTGIAYETVESPDHTLPLLTPMSEVAGRMATQVGAHYLEKTQGGRGILLGGVPGVYPAEVLVIGGGVVGTNAARMAMGMGARVTILDRSHQRLQYLDDVFQGRITTMMSTEPNIRQMVQRADLVIGAVLLPGAKAPKLITRDMLSLMIPGSVIVDVAVDQGGCVETIKATTHDDPVYEVDGVVHYGVANMPGAVPRTSTFALVNQTAPYAMRLAAKGVDALKDDPGLLLGLNTYDGTLTCPAVGEALGIDSLTPEAALGLGKYDTP, via the coding sequence ATGATTATTGGTATTCCGAAAGAGATCAAGACATTGGAGAATCGTGTTTCCATGACCCCCGCCGCAGTGGAAACCCTAGTTTTGCAGGGCCACGAGGTGCTGGTCGAAGCCGGTGCCGGTGTCGGCAGCGGGTTGACTGACGAAGAATACACTGCCGCCGGGGCCAAACTGGTTTCAGCGGCAGACGCCTGGGGCGCGGAAATGGTCATCAAGGTCAAGGAACCGCTTCCGTCCGAATTTCAATACCTGCGCAAGGATCTGCTCCTCTTTACGTACCTGCATCTGGCTGCGGCCGAAGACCTGACCCACGCCCTGCTCAAGGCAGGCACCACAGGTATCGCATACGAGACCGTCGAGTCTCCTGATCACACCCTGCCCCTGCTGACGCCCATGTCCGAGGTCGCCGGTCGCATGGCCACACAGGTGGGCGCCCACTATCTGGAGAAGACCCAGGGCGGACGCGGTATCCTGCTGGGCGGCGTACCAGGCGTCTATCCTGCCGAAGTGCTTGTCATCGGCGGCGGCGTGGTCGGCACCAACGCGGCACGCATGGCCATGGGCATGGGCGCGCGCGTGACCATCCTCGACCGCTCTCACCAGCGTTTGCAGTACCTTGACGATGTTTTTCAGGGCCGCATCACCACCATGATGTCCACCGAGCCCAATATCCGCCAGATGGTACAACGTGCTGATCTCGTCATCGGAGCCGTGCTGCTGCCCGGAGCAAAAGCGCCCAAGCTCATCACCCGCGACATGCTTTCCCTCATGATACCCGGCTCCGTCATTGTCGACGTGGCCGTTGACCAGGGTGGTTGTGTGGAGACCATCAAGGCCACCACGCACGACGACCCCGTCTATGAAGTCGACGGCGTGGTTCACTACGGCGTGGCCAACATGCCCGGCGCTGTCCCCCGCACGTCCACCTTTGCGCTGGTCAACCAGACCGCGCCATACGCCATGCGTCTGGCCGCAAAGGGCGTGGACGCTCTCAAGGATGATCCGGGCCTGCTGCTCGGTCTGAATACCTACGACGGCACGCTCACCTGCCCGGCAGTGGGCGAGGCCCTCGGCATTGATTCTCTGACCCCGGAGGCCGCTCTGGGCCTCGGCAAATACGATACTCCCTAG